One Gammaproteobacteria bacterium genomic window carries:
- a CDS encoding M48 family metalloprotease, which produces MTRSNSLRPSILRLFYAGVLSAVMLLGACATNPATGGRDFVLMSEDAEIAQGRELHPKVMQVYDEYDDAELQALVKNVGTTLAENSERNNLIFRFTLLDSDQVNAFALPGGYIYITRGLLAYLNSEAELAAVLGHEIGHVTARHSVRQQTKSTLAGLAGMAVAIGTGSSDAYNLSQLLGAAVLSGYGRKMELEADALGARYLANNAYTPQAMIDVISVLKDQEVYEKDRAVKENREPRVYHGLFSTHPRNDTRLQEVIEEASSLAPDAPAVSVAEREAFIRMQDQMLFDKPAKEGITRGNSFYHKDLDFAFDFPAAWRVENFPAYIDIYAPANAAIIRMGTDDLNKKITPREFLIERVKVKRMHSDEALEINGMPAHTAMGRGTTPWGTRDIRYTVIYQGERAYVFQSAVKDKNMHAEFDPFFQTTAASFRYMSDADTANAKPQRLVLHRVQAGETIESLTANSPIPVYAAEQIRLLNALYPDLQPQSGQLIKLVE; this is translated from the coding sequence ATGACCCGGTCAAATTCACTTCGTCCATCCATACTCCGACTGTTTTATGCCGGGGTGCTCAGCGCAGTAATGTTGCTTGGCGCTTGCGCCACCAATCCGGCCACCGGAGGGCGCGATTTTGTCTTAATGTCTGAAGATGCCGAGATTGCTCAAGGGCGTGAATTGCATCCCAAAGTCATGCAGGTGTATGACGAATACGATGATGCCGAATTGCAGGCTCTGGTCAAAAATGTCGGCACAACTTTGGCAGAGAACAGTGAACGCAATAATCTGATCTTCCGTTTTACTTTGCTCGATTCCGATCAGGTTAATGCTTTTGCACTTCCCGGCGGTTACATTTACATAACCCGTGGTTTGTTGGCGTATTTGAATTCCGAGGCTGAACTTGCTGCGGTATTAGGTCACGAGATCGGACATGTCACCGCCCGACACTCAGTGCGCCAACAAACCAAATCTACCCTGGCAGGACTAGCGGGTATGGCCGTTGCGATCGGTACCGGCAGCAGTGACGCCTATAATCTCTCGCAATTACTGGGCGCTGCGGTTCTCAGTGGTTATGGTCGCAAAATGGAATTGGAAGCCGATGCATTGGGCGCTCGATATCTTGCAAACAATGCTTATACGCCGCAAGCTATGATTGATGTGATCAGTGTGTTGAAAGACCAGGAAGTATATGAAAAAGATCGTGCCGTTAAAGAAAATCGTGAACCGCGGGTTTATCACGGTTTGTTCTCAACCCATCCGCGTAATGACACACGTTTGCAAGAAGTAATCGAGGAAGCTAGCAGTCTTGCGCCGGATGCGCCAGCAGTGAGTGTGGCCGAACGCGAAGCTTTTATTCGCATGCAAGACCAGATGCTGTTTGACAAACCAGCTAAAGAAGGCATAACCCGCGGCAACAGTTTTTATCACAAAGATCTCGACTTTGCGTTTGATTTTCCAGCTGCGTGGCGCGTGGAGAACTTCCCGGCCTATATTGATATTTACGCACCCGCTAATGCTGCGATCATACGTATGGGCACTGATGATTTGAATAAAAAGATCACGCCGCGCGAGTTTTTAATTGAGCGGGTCAAGGTCAAACGCATGCATTCCGACGAAGCGCTGGAAATAAATGGCATGCCCGCACATACCGCTATGGGTCGAGGTACCACTCCATGGGGCACTCGCGATATTCGTTATACCGTTATTTATCAGGGCGAGCGTGCCTACGTGTTCCAGTCGGCGGTCAAAGACAAGAATATGCATGCCGAATTTGATCCGTTTTTTCAGACCACCGCCGCCAGCTTTCGTTATATGAGTGACGCCGATACGGCAAATGCCAAACCGCAACGCCTGGTTTTGCATAGAGTGCAGGCTGGAGAAACGATTGAGAGTTTGACGGCAAATTCGCCGATTCCGGTCTACGCAGCCGAACAAATTCGCTTATTAAATGCGCTATATCCCGACTTACAGCCGCAATCCGGGCAGTTGATCAAGTTGGTGGAGTAG
- the rph gene encoding ribonuclease PH: MSLRPSGRAPDQIRKLDFQRAFTKHAPGSVLVSCGDTRVLCTASIEERVPPFLRGKGQGWLTAEYSMLPGSTHTRSGREAARGKQSGRTQEIQRLIGRSLRAVVDLQALGERTITLDCDVLQADGGTRCASISGAYVALHDAVGYLISNGELKASPLTCQIAALSVGVYGGVPVCDLDYVEDSNAHTDMNVIMNGKGGFIEVQGTAEGQAFRREEMDALLDLAVSGIAQIQQAQRDVLGL, from the coding sequence ATGTCATTACGTCCCAGTGGTCGCGCCCCAGACCAGATTCGCAAGCTCGATTTTCAACGCGCTTTTACCAAACATGCACCGGGCTCGGTTCTGGTTTCCTGTGGCGACACCCGGGTTTTGTGTACTGCCAGTATCGAAGAGCGGGTACCGCCATTTTTACGCGGCAAGGGGCAAGGCTGGTTGACGGCGGAATACAGCATGTTGCCAGGTTCAACACATACCCGTTCCGGGCGTGAAGCGGCGCGTGGCAAACAAAGCGGTAGAACACAAGAAATACAGCGTCTTATCGGGCGTTCATTGCGCGCTGTTGTAGATCTGCAGGCACTGGGCGAGCGCACCATTACACTCGATTGCGATGTGCTCCAGGCTGACGGCGGAACGCGTTGTGCGTCAATTTCAGGGGCTTATGTTGCTTTACACGATGCGGTCGGTTATCTGATATCAAATGGCGAACTTAAAGCGTCGCCCTTGACTTGCCAGATCGCCGCCTTATCGGTTGGCGTTTATGGGGGCGTACCGGTCTGTGATCTGGATTATGTGGAAGATTCCAATGCGCATACCGATATGAATGTGATCATGAACGGTAAAGGCGGATTTATAGAAGTGCAGGGCACCGCCGAAGGGCAAGCGTTCCGGCGTGAAGAAATGGACGCTTTACTGGATCTCGCGGTGTCGGGCATTGCCCAAATCCAACAAGCCCAGCGCGACGTTTTGGGACTTTAA
- the hemW gene encoding radical SAM family heme chaperone HemW — translation MTMMPLSLYIHIPWCVRKCPYCDFNSHQQKNELPESEYVQRLLQDLEYDLRHFDIDTNQRKIHSIFFGGGTPSLFLSDSIGRIIDGVNDRIQLETGCEITLEANPGTFEAEKFAGFRQAGVNRLSIGIQSFNDEHLKKLGRIHNADEAKKAITTAFDSGFENINLDLMYALPEQTYDQALSDVEMALSFPVTHLSHYQLTLEPNTLFAKFPPKLPDDDSAWAIQDACQKLIAENRFKQYEVSAYSKLDKQCQHNLNYWRFGDYLGIGAGAHGKITDTRGSVHRTAKPRHPKQYLDNALGDDFIHATKVTASNLAFEYFLNRLRLQERFSLQEFAQMTGLDSDTVIEKIDTAKSREWLRVADSSIRVTPLGQQFLNDLQALFLP, via the coding sequence ATGACCATGATGCCCTTGTCTTTATACATCCACATCCCCTGGTGTGTGCGCAAGTGTCCGTATTGCGACTTTAATTCGCATCAGCAAAAAAATGAGTTGCCGGAATCAGAATATGTGCAGCGACTTTTGCAAGACCTGGAGTATGACCTCAGGCACTTTGACATTGATACCAATCAAAGAAAAATCCATTCCATATTCTTTGGTGGTGGAACGCCGAGTTTGTTCTTGTCCGATTCAATTGGGCGAATAATCGATGGTGTGAACGATCGAATCCAGCTCGAAACAGGATGTGAAATTACGCTGGAAGCCAACCCCGGCACTTTTGAAGCCGAGAAGTTTGCCGGGTTTCGGCAAGCCGGGGTGAATCGATTGTCCATCGGTATTCAGAGTTTTAATGATGAACATCTCAAAAAACTCGGGCGAATCCACAATGCCGATGAAGCAAAAAAAGCCATAACCACGGCCTTTGATTCCGGATTCGAGAACATCAATCTGGATCTGATGTATGCCTTGCCTGAACAGACGTATGACCAGGCCTTGTCTGATGTTGAAATGGCCTTGTCTTTTCCGGTCACGCATTTGTCACATTACCAACTAACCCTGGAACCGAATACCTTATTTGCAAAGTTTCCACCCAAGCTACCGGACGACGACTCGGCCTGGGCAATTCAGGATGCCTGCCAAAAGCTGATCGCTGAAAATAGATTCAAGCAATACGAAGTCTCGGCGTATTCAAAACTGGATAAGCAATGTCAACACAACCTGAATTATTGGCGCTTTGGCGATTATCTGGGGATTGGTGCTGGTGCGCACGGCAAGATTACAGACACGAGAGGATCAGTTCACCGCACTGCCAAACCCAGGCATCCCAAACAATATTTAGATAATGCTTTGGGTGATGATTTCATTCATGCAACAAAAGTTACCGCCAGTAACCTTGCCTTTGAATACTTTTTGAATCGATTGCGTTTGCAGGAAAGGTTCAGCTTGCAAGAATTCGCACAAATGACCGGACTGGATTCAGACACGGTTATCGAAAAGATAGATACGGCAAAAAGTCGGGAATGGTTACGGGTAGCGGATAGCAGTATTCGGGTCACACCCTTAGGGCAACAATTCCTGAATGATCTGCAGGCCCTGTTCTTGCCCTGA
- a CDS encoding serine/threonine-protein phosphatase: protein MQIETAKASLLGDREENQDRVGVLRRGDSLLAVVLDGMGGHSRGDLAAQVALDCMLKKFAEAKLPLMQEQRFLSELIFDAHEAVIKAGAQMSMDMMPRATAAVCLIQRDRMLWAHVGDSRLYHTRKNKLLTRTRDHTHVEMLLQQGLIKESQINEHPMRNYVESCLGGEIEMSILTESGPMTVEAGDRIMLCSDGLWSAFSDTEIAEHLSRHDMKTQDMVENMCELAVNRCFPMSDNTSVVVLKINET, encoded by the coding sequence GTGCAAATAGAGACCGCAAAAGCCAGTTTGTTGGGGGACCGGGAAGAAAACCAGGATCGCGTTGGTGTTCTGCGGCGTGGCGACAGCTTATTAGCTGTGGTGCTGGATGGTATGGGAGGCCACTCGCGTGGTGACCTTGCCGCACAAGTGGCATTGGACTGCATGCTTAAAAAATTTGCCGAGGCAAAACTGCCTTTAATGCAAGAACAACGCTTTTTATCCGAACTCATTTTTGATGCGCACGAAGCGGTTATTAAAGCCGGCGCTCAAATGTCGATGGACATGATGCCACGCGCCACCGCGGCGGTGTGCCTGATCCAGCGCGACCGCATGCTATGGGCACACGTTGGTGATAGCCGTTTGTACCACACCCGCAAAAACAAATTGCTCACCCGCACCCGCGACCACACCCACGTTGAAATGTTATTGCAACAGGGTCTGATCAAAGAATCCCAGATCAATGAACACCCCATGCGAAATTATGTTGAATCTTGTCTTGGTGGGGAAATTGAAATGAGTATTCTGACTGAGTCCGGTCCCATGACGGTTGAGGCCGGAGATCGCATCATGTTGTGCTCCGATGGATTGTGGAGCGCTTTCAGTGATACGGAAATTGCCGAACATTTATCACGTCATGATATGAAAACTCAGGACATGGTTGAAAATATGTGCGAACTCGCGGTTAATCGCTGTTTTCCAATGAGTGACAACACCAGTGTTGTGGTTCTCAAGATTAATGAGACATAA
- a CDS encoding citrate synthase — MSDKNYKLANPDASKVSELPLVEGTMGPPAVDVRRLYKDHGIFTYDPGFGSTVSCSSEITFINGEEGVLLFRGYPIEQLAGKSSYMEVCYLMLHGELPSKSELDEFVTTITQHTMINESLLRFFNGFHHNAHPMAMLSGVVGCLSAFYPGVDMNDPHDQMVFAHRIIAKVPTMAAASYKHSLGQPFVYPKNDLDYTSNLLHMYFSVPPEEYEIDPIAAEALDLLFILHADHEQNCSTSTVRLAGSSGTNPYAAIAAGISALWGPSHGGANEAVLAMLNEIGSTANFDKYIAKAKDKEDPFRLMGFGHRVYKSFDPRATIIRKMCHKVLENLGQVDTPLFDLALKLEEVALKDEYFIKRGLYPNVDFYSGIIYKALGIPTNMYTVMFAIARTVGWVSQWMEMMNDPQRRIGRPRQVYTGAPKRDYVEIGQR; from the coding sequence ATGAGTGATAAAAACTATAAATTAGCCAACCCGGACGCCAGTAAAGTCTCGGAGCTCCCTTTAGTCGAAGGCACCATGGGGCCTCCAGCGGTTGATGTACGCCGTTTGTACAAAGACCATGGAATCTTCACCTACGATCCAGGCTTTGGTTCCACCGTGAGTTGCAGTAGCGAGATCACTTTCATTAATGGTGAAGAAGGCGTGTTGTTATTTCGCGGTTATCCAATTGAGCAATTGGCCGGAAAAAGTTCTTACATGGAAGTCTGTTACCTGATGCTACACGGTGAGTTGCCAAGTAAGAGCGAGCTGGATGAGTTTGTCACCACCATCACCCAGCACACCATGATCAATGAATCCTTGTTGCGTTTCTTTAACGGTTTTCATCACAACGCTCACCCCATGGCGATGTTATCGGGAGTGGTTGGTTGTTTATCGGCCTTCTATCCGGGCGTTGACATGAATGACCCGCATGATCAAATGGTGTTCGCGCATCGTATCATTGCCAAGGTACCTACCATGGCGGCGGCTTCGTATAAACATTCACTGGGTCAACCGTTTGTGTACCCGAAAAATGATCTTGATTACACCAGCAATTTATTGCATATGTATTTTAGTGTGCCGCCGGAAGAATACGAGATTGACCCGATCGCAGCTGAAGCGCTGGATCTGTTATTTATTTTGCACGCCGACCATGAGCAGAATTGTTCAACCTCTACAGTTCGTTTGGCGGGTAGTTCGGGCACTAACCCGTATGCTGCTATCGCCGCTGGTATTTCAGCTTTATGGGGCCCATCGCATGGTGGTGCCAACGAAGCGGTATTGGCTATGCTGAATGAGATTGGTTCTACGGCTAACTTTGATAAATACATTGCCAAGGCCAAAGACAAGGAAGACCCTTTCCGTTTGATGGGTTTTGGGCACCGTGTGTACAAAAGTTTTGATCCGCGCGCAACGATTATTCGCAAGATGTGTCATAAGGTTTTGGAAAATCTCGGGCAAGTGGATACGCCATTATTCGACTTGGCACTCAAGCTTGAAGAAGTCGCGCTTAAAGACGAATACTTCATTAAGCGTGGCTTGTATCCGAACGTGGATTTTTATTCCGGCATTATTTACAAAGCACTGGGCATTCCTACCAACATGTACACGGTGATGTTCGCCATCGCCCGTACTGTGGGCTGGGTTTCACAGTGGATGGAAATGATGAACGACCCGCAACGCCGCATCGGACGTCCACGCCAGGTCTACACGGGTGCACCGAAACGTGATTATGTGGAAATTGGCCAGCGTTAA
- the rpmE gene encoding 50S ribosomal protein L31 has translation MKPEIHPNYSAINVTCSCGNSFETQSTLGDDLNVEVCSKCHPFYTGKQKILDSGGRVDRFRKRYANRGK, from the coding sequence ATGAAACCAGAAATCCACCCTAATTACTCGGCGATCAATGTGACCTGCAGCTGCGGGAATAGCTTTGAAACCCAATCTACGCTCGGAGATGACCTTAATGTAGAGGTTTGTTCCAAGTGCCATCCGTTCTATACCGGCAAACAGAAAATTCTGGACTCCGGTGGTCGAGTGGATCGCTTCCGCAAGCGTTACGCAAATCGCGGAAAATAA
- the rdgB gene encoding RdgB/HAM1 family non-canonical purine NTP pyrophosphatase — MQTKTKIVLASGNQGKLKELREMLASLGLEILSQADFNIPPAEETAPTFVENALLKARHVSRETGLPAIADDSGLSVDTLDGAPGIFSARYAGEHGDDAANNAKLLEDLKGVPELERSASFRCALVLVRHPNDPVPIICEGIWNGRILIEPRGENGFGYDPLFYVPEMECASAELDKETKNRLSHRGKAMQLLIQHLT, encoded by the coding sequence ATGCAAACTAAAACTAAAATTGTTCTTGCCAGTGGCAATCAAGGCAAGTTGAAAGAACTGCGTGAGATGCTCGCGTCCTTGGGTCTGGAAATTCTTTCGCAAGCCGATTTCAACATTCCCCCCGCCGAAGAAACCGCACCAACATTTGTTGAGAACGCATTACTGAAAGCGCGACATGTCAGTCGTGAAACCGGGTTACCGGCAATTGCCGATGATTCCGGTTTGTCTGTGGATACCCTGGATGGTGCTCCCGGGATATTTTCTGCTCGTTATGCAGGAGAACATGGTGACGATGCGGCGAATAATGCCAAGTTGCTTGAGGATTTAAAAGGCGTTCCCGAATTGGAACGCAGCGCAAGTTTTCGATGTGCCTTGGTTTTGGTAAGACATCCGAATGATCCAGTGCCAATTATTTGCGAAGGTATTTGGAACGGTCGAATTCTTATTGAACCGCGTGGCGAGAATGGTTTTGGGTATGATCCCTTGTTCTACGTTCCGGAAATGGAATGCGCTTCGGCAGAATTGGATAAAGAGACTAAGAATCGCTTGAGTCATCGGGGTAAGGCTATGCAATTGCTGATCCAGCATTTGACCTGA